From the genome of Monomorium pharaonis isolate MP-MQ-018 chromosome 2, ASM1337386v2, whole genome shotgun sequence, one region includes:
- the LOC105832328 gene encoding protein G12, translating into MKYALVLLAFVAAASAKIEIPNFGRGELHKEIQDFLDLVPAEQIFDLTVEYYIQDAEFQNMVKYFQSEGFKQLVIDVEALPEIKQLMNYIHDAGIDIYKIVNIMNNALGIPPLTPPSYAMGPHITGGIRGYVDDVLALLPMKQLQDLYDQKLATSKAFAEFIAQLESDNFQQIVNTVYAHPKFQELLAHARTAGIDLILIKNLLEVLWGIKVPSY; encoded by the coding sequence atGAAATACGCATTGGTACTTTTGGCCTTCGTGGCTGCGGCTTCTGCCAAAATCGAGATCCCCAATTTTGGCAGAGGTGAGCTTCACAAAGAGATCCAAGATTTCTTGGACCTCGTGCCTGCCGAGCAAATATTCGACCTCACtgttgaatattatatacaagatGCTGAATTCCAAAACATGGTCAAATACTTCCAATCTGAAGGATTTAAGCAGCTGGTCATAGACGTAGAAGCCCTGCCTGAGATTAAACAATTGATGAATTACATCCATGATGCCGGCATTGACATTTACAAGATAGTGaatataatgaataatgcTCTCGGAATTCCACCTCTCACCCCGCCATCCTATGCTATGGGCCCACATATCACCGGTGGAATTAGGGGATATGTTGACGATGTCTTAGCCCTGCTGCCTATGAAACAACTTCAGGATTTGTACGACCAGAAATTGGCGACCTCCAAAGCGTTCGCCGAATTCATTGCGCAATTGGAATCCGATAACTTCCAACAGATCGTCAACACGGTTTACGCTCACCCCAAATTCCAGGAGCTCTTGGCACACGCTAGGACTGCCGGTATTGATCTCATTCTTATCAAGAATTTGCTGGAAGTTCTCTGGGGCATCAAAGTTCCCTCTTACTAA